The stretch of DNA GACAGCTGAGTTCTCAGTGTAAATGCCTGTTTCTGCTCAGTAACCAAATTTATCTATTATCAGAGAAGGGGACCACGCCTTCTTCAAGCCCTGGTTCTGAACCACCGCTGAAAAAGTTAGTGACTTTCTATTATTTGCTTTGTAGTGTCATGTTTATTACTGATAAAAAGGAGAAGCACTTAGTGACCAGACATCTTCTTTATAGGTCTGCAGCAACTGGTTGCACCTCAGAGATCTCACCTGAAACtcctgagctttttttttctttattctcccccctcccctttttatttaaaaaaaattttccttctcccttttccctttatttttttccctctccacacCCCCCGAGACCAGTTTCCATACGTAGGAAGAACACATTCTCTCGTAGGAGAATATTAGAGCCTCTCAAGACGTGGGAAAGCGCATCCCCCTTGACCCGCGAGATGAAGGGGCAGCTCTGCACCCCCAGCCGGTCCCTCCCGGGGCCCGCAGACCCACGGGAGGGACAACCCCGGTGAGGATGCCGAGCGCTTGGCCTGGGGCGTGTTTCCACCGCTCCCCCGGGGTGCAGCTGCTGTCGGGACGGTGTGGGACAGCCCGAGGCCCCTTTGCAGCCCCCGCGGCCCCTCGGTGGGGCGATGCGCGGGAGTGCTGCTGCCCTCTCCCGGGGGGATGCGGGCAGCCCGGCCGTGCCGCCCCGTCCAGCCCCGGGCCGCCCCGCACGGCAGGGACACCCCGCACGGCAGGGACACCTGGCTCCCGGCTCGGGCAAACGGGGCTCTGTGGATGCCGGCTGGCCCGAGGGTGGCTTAGGAGCGGCAAGCGGTCCCGGTCCCCGTCGTAGGGCTGCGGGTGCTGGCTTGGTgccggcagcgccgccgccccAGGGTTTCTCGGTGTTTTGGCGGCACCCTTGCTAGGGAGCCACGGAAGGGTGACAATCTTCTGGTGCCAgggccacctgggcacacgcaTCCTGCTAACCAGCCTCAGGCTTCCACGTAGTAGCCTTGCTAGACGCGATCACCAAACCAACAGGCGCTGTGCGAGAAGGTATTGCCTGGCCTTGGACAAAACCTCGGTGGGACCTGCCTGGAGACTGACTGGgcagcagggctcagggaaGGTCCAGCACCCAAACCAGGGCCCTCGCTCTGGTCATTTGCAAGTACAGGCAACGTGGTACATTTTTGACCACACTCCCGCATTTGTCTGGGTCGTACTCATGAtgtggttttcatttgtttcattcCTTGCTTTGAAAGCCAGTTCTTCAGAGCTGAGGCATTCAGGACACTCAGAGAAGTCAGATCCTCTGCGTTGGGTGCTCCTTGCCTGTTGATGGCATCTTTATCACCACAtttacttctgtgttttcataaaTCTGTCTTGGATAGTTCCATGCCGTGACGTTTACTGCATGACTGGCACAAGCCAGCACCAGGTGGGCCAGGTGTCACGGTGCTGGTGGGTACAACCAGTTGCTCTGGGAGCCACTTCAAACAGTCCTGaattcccagcagctggcaTGACTGTCACGGCACTGTTGGCCAGCACTGTGTCCCATCACCGCTGCCATGTGTGCAGCACTGAATCGGCTGCAAAAAACGGATGGGGCCATTCCTGCTTGGCTCTGCTATTCCTGAAGGCACCATGCTATGGAATTGCAGGGCCCCGCTTTGTTTCTCTGATGTGTGTCATACCAGAGCGCTACAAACCCCAGACTCGGTGAGAAGTCCATGGAAATGGCTGAAAAGAGCTTGAGTCAGAAGGAACGGGCACGGGATCAAGGTCCTGCCAGACAGAGTTATCAGATATCCTGGCACTTCAACCCCCGGTGAGGGGCTACCCACTGCTGTACTCACTCCTCCCGCTCTGAGAAGAGTTTGCCTTTGGTGGCTGTGGTTTTATTCAGAGTTGGCCACGGGGAAGTTTGGAGCCAGGTACCAACAAAGGTGTCCAGCTTCAGATAAAACGTGGGAAATACTTTGTTTGCAGAAGCTGCAGTTTATTTCTccatcacaatttttttctctgtttgggggatttttgtcCTTAAATTGTTGCTGTATTTCAGCATGTGTTAAAGTCACTTCCACAAGACAGATACTATTAAAACCCTTTCTCGGATGAAGAGAGTATTACCTGGATGAAACGCACGGCACAGAAACCGCGCTCCCCGCGGAGCAGGATGCGTCCGAGGCAGGTACAGCCCACGGGCACAGGCACAGCCCGTGTCCCGGGACGAGCCGCTTCCACCCTCGCCCTGCCCCGGGAGGAGCCCCCGGAGGAGGCCCCGGGATGAgtccccgccccggccccgccccttgccccgcccccgccccacCTCGGCCAATGAGCGGCGGCGCCCCGCGGCGGGGGCCGGCTCTTTCCCGGCACGGCGCTTCCGGTTCCTCGGCGCGGCCGCCATGGCGCCGCCGCGGTGCCTCCGCCGGGCGCTGCTGCCGGCGCTGGCGCTCACCCTCCTCGGCCTCGCCGCCGCCGTGGGGCCGCGCCGGACCCCGGCGCTGGAGCTGGCGGAAGAGCTGtgggaggagctgtgggacGCGGGGCTGCCCGGCGACCTGCCCGAGCTGGAGCCCGAGTGCCGCAGCCTCCTGGCCGCCTTCGCGGAGGGCAGCGCGGCGCTGACGGGCTGCCTGGGCCGGCGCGCCCGCCCGGTgcggctgtgccagggctgccacGGCCACTACCGCCGCCTGCTCGCACAGTACGGCAGCATCGCCCGCGCCGTCGGGGTGCGTCCGTGGGGCGGGGAGGGTGCGCGGCTGCCGGGGCGGGCTGGGGGCCTGGCCCCTTTCCTTTAGGCTTCCAGGCCTGTGAGTTCGGTGCCGGAGCACGTCAGGTGGCGGCGGCATCCTCGGGAAGGCAGGCTGAAAGCCTCGCCGGGGTGCGCAGGGCAGTTTGGCAGAGGCGGGGAGTGTTTGGGAAGCGCTGCTGCCGGAGACGGCCGcctccttctgctctgctgtagCACGGTCCGTGCAGCCAGCTCCTGGCATGGCTGGGGGCAAGGAGCTCCACCTGCAGAGAAAGCTATGCGAGTGGAAAAACTTGAGTTGTTTTTGCTGATGTAGCAATGGCTCTCAGGTTGTCTAGCACTAATGGGGGACGCTGCTAGAGCTTAGCTGCCTGGCACTTCCCGGAAAACTGATGCTCTGTGAAGTTGTGGCGAGTGATGCACATCATCTTGTGAGGAGCCGTGTCACAGTGTTCTTGGCTCCAAAGCTGACGGGAGTGTGCGTAGAAAGCCTGAGCACTCGCTGGAGTCAGTGCACCCTACTGCTGGGAGAACTTTGACTGAAGCTGGGTCTTCTGTTTACATCCTCCAGACTTTGATCgtgccttgttttgttttttttccccccctcctttccTTAGTGTTGCACATGGTTCATGGCTTGTTCTGTGTGTTCTCATGGAGTTGATCCATTTGTAAAAGTTAGATCCTGGGATGATGTGAGGATGACATTAGTGAATCAGACCAAAGTGGCTTTGTTCTGTGATGATGGTAAGAGAACAGGCAGAGAGCAAGTTTATAGCAATGTGTACCCTGGATTGTGCTTTCAGTCCTGGGATTTCTGAATTCCAGGATTTAGAATTGCCATTGACAAGAATAAATCTGCTACTCTTCGAGCCCAGGCAATAAACAGGGGCCACAGTGGCCTGCAGACCATTTCACTGCACAGTCTCCTGTCATTAGAGAAGTATCAGTATTGCTTTTGGGTagtgttttgggttgttttcctACTTACCCTCACCGTGCTTGTATTGGAAGAGTGCATGCATGTTCCCTTGGTAATTGTCCTCTCCAGGGCAAATATGTAGCCGGTGGTCTCACGTTTTAGCTGGCAAACTTGTAGTCTGTTCTATTTGTTTCTGTTACAGAAGCTGTTTCACGTCAGTGACTaggtaggaaagtgaaaaactgAGTGTGTAATTCTCTTGGGTACTTTTGCCATGATATTTTGGCTAGGATTAGGTTGCCAAACATATTCCAGTACTTAGAATATCTATGAACTcattgcagctgcagtgcttgAGTACTAGCAGCCTGGGAGGACTTGTCCACTATATGGTCTGGAAGACACATCTGTTGGCTTTACTTCTGTATGTGGAGTAACTAACTAGGTAAATAAAGAGGTGGCCTCTTGCAACCTCAGTCCATGATTACAATTAATCGGGTATCTGTTGTTTCTATCTTAACAGTAATTAGAGTGCAATGTTACGGGAGCAGCCAGTTTAAGTTTTGGACatctctgaaatacaaaatcctCCTCACCAGGCTAATTAAAGAATCAATTAGGCAAACTTTATTTAAGGACTGATTTAGGTCTATGTGATTCAGTTTTGGTAAAGTGCTTTTTCCTACTCATGAGCCCAGGTGGTGGGGAAGCGTCACAGCCTTTGTGAAGCAGCCAGAGTTTCCTGCATAAACAACATTCTTGCATATCTGTAATTTAGTAGAAATGAAAGTGGGTGAACGTGGGAGTTACCAGATGTGGCAATATTTGACTTCTGCAGTTGAGCCTCCAAGGGAAAGTTCTTATTTaatccccccctccccatttTAACAAAGAGAGGCAGAAACTGGATCTCTTGTAAAGCACTGTAAGGAACAAGTTTCTCattaaagagattattttttttctatgtccCACGTCACTTATCAAAGAGGCTTTTGGCAGCTTTGGCAATTTTGAGAAGTGCTTAAGTCAATTTGGCAGCCAGACACCAGGAGCTAGAGCACAGGAGTCAGCTGACTGGAGGTCATGGTTCTGTATCTGAATTCTGATCAGACTACTTCCTGTTTATTCTGCAACTGCTTTTACAGTCACTGTGCATTTTTTATGAGCTTGgtccagagaaaaaaattgctctaaGAGTTGTGGCAGAGCCTGCTTTGAGGATGGGGTGCACTGAATGGCTCACTAAGACAGATGAGCTTGGTACCTGTGTCTGGGGAGGGTGAGAGCCTGGCCTGGTCAAATGCTTGGGAGAGTGAGCATGGGCACTGCTCCACAGAGCACTCTGTTCCTGGTGTTGCTGCACTGGGGGGGAGTTTGCTGCTGATAGGCTATGTTGGTGCAGCGGTTTTGGAGGCTGTTTCtgcttgggtttggtttgtttgagGCCAGTCTGCTGGTTCAGTTCCTTCAACTATCCCTTCTGTCTAATGAGAACAACCCTGTCCTCTCCTCTGACTGCACATGCCTTGAGCTGGCTCCCAGGCCCATGGCCCAGGAATGGATGAATGTAAGCCACCTGGCAGAGAAAGTCCTGTCTGTAtgcttggtggttttttggttatttttatttgccatgTATTTTTGACTGACTTGCATGCAGCCCTAGTAGATCTGCAGAGATTATGTACAGTAAGCTGTGTTGCTCACAGTATGAATTGGAGGATCAAAAGATTTTTGTTCCATCACTTCTGTTCTGCCTTTTCTAGAAATATCCATGTGATGTGTTGTGATTGTTTTAGATGCGCTTgtgtaaaatacatttcagaaatttccgtttgtatttttaacacttgtttgcttcctttctggtttccttttatttctagaATTCCTCTGAGAGCCACAATTGTGCCAAAAGCATCTTGACCTCAGACAGGCTGCAGATAGTTGTGACCCTTTCGGAGTTCTTCAATGAAACCTGGGAGGCAGCCAACTGCGCAAGTACGTGACTTGTTCTGTAGCTCTCGTGCTACTGTGATGACGTAGCCCCTAAAACGTGCACAGATCAGAATTGTATGTGTTTATTTGAATGCAGCCAGTAGATGACACACAAATCCCGAACTATAGCCACCCCGagagtgttttcttttgtaaggGCCAAAATCTGAGGGCAGTAGTCTGTTGGAAAACTACTGATGGTGCTTACTACTTTCAGGAGAATTTTATAGGATGTTGGCTTGCTCTCACAGTGCTGTTGCTGAACTCCTAAATTCCCCAAATACTATTGTTTTTAAAGGTCTGTCTGATTAGAGCACCTGAAGTAGGGTAGGACGGATGGAAGCAGTAACATGGGGTTGAGCCCATGACTGGGAGAAAAGCCCCAGAGTTCCCTCAAGGCTGGTAAAAAGCTCAGCTCTTGTCTTAAAGAATAATAATTACGCTGTGATTTCTACTGGTGTATTCATGGTCTAACTGTTTCCTGGGTGCTCTCCATTTCATCTCCTCTGCTGGTGCTTCTGCTTCTGCAAAATGGCTGTTACTGTTGCTGGGCAAAGCCAGATTTGTGGGCtaggaaataaaagtaatgtCTTGTTTTATCTCGAAGTCCAAAGATAATTCAGTCTCCCTCTTCAGAAAGCACTTGATGATAGTCTTCATCTTTCACTTAATCAAGGCCAATTAATTCTGAAATGTGTTCTCGATGAAGCATTAGGTCAGCAGGTCTGAGATATCAATGGCAGGCAGATACGGAAACTGCAGTGTTGACTAGACCTGTCCTTTATAGTTGAGAGCTCTTTTAGCAGGAGTGGAGTGTCTGGGGCTTGCTGGCTGTGGAAAtgttagaaattaaaatattctgatgtatttctttcttttcaacagATTGTTTAAAGAATAACAGTGAGGGATTATCAAATTCTACTGAAGAATTCCTGGATTTATTCAATAAATCTTTGACGTGTTTTGAACATAACCTCCAGGTATTTATGCTGTGTACTTAAGAGAAGCACCAAATCCTCTAACTGctacaaaaattttatttatgttgaaTAAACTGCAGATGCAGACCAGGCAAATAAACTGCTGCTGAGTTTGTGAATTGTAGGCAGATAAATCCATGATCAGTAAAATGCAGTTGTTTACAGACTGAGTGcctaaaattaattctaattgATACTCACCTTGACTTCATTTTGTATGTAATTGCAATGCTACTTCACATCAAAATTTCTGAATTCACAATAGTTGATAATTACGTAGTAAAAACCAGCATGTCTGCATGCTGTAGGTCTCTCTTGCTTCGTAGAATTGTTGTCTTTTTTACATAGAAATTCAATCTTTAAATATCCTTTTGATAATATGGACTAGCTCAGAAGGACCAGCTGCCTTAAATTCTTGTAACATTTCTTTTGACTGTTAAAATTACTTGTAGTTAAAGGTTGGCCATATTGCAAAGACAATATAACTTCCTTAGTGAAATAAATGTAGTAATGTCCTCAGAGAAAATGCCCTATATAGCCTAAGAAATGGCATATTCCATTTCAGTCAGAAACTGGCCAGATTTCAGGATCATTCAGTAGTAAATTGGGTTTACTTCAGTGGGCATGGGACAATCTCTGAGGAAACTGTCTGCTTCTTTCTTAATGCTTTCTAGGAAATGTGTCTTTTTAGGCCTTGGTCAGGAGCAGTGTGGACTGACCTATTGAAAACTTAGAGGGGTTAAACTAGAACTTAACCCAGTGGTCAGTGGGTAGCTGGTACAGCCATTACTGGGCTGAAATATCTTCAGGGATTGTAGTTTCGTTTTCAAATGTCCTGTATTGCGTTCGTGGAGTGCTGAAGGCCACAAATGGAAAGGATTGCTTAGCATGGCACAGCCTGTCCCTGTCAATGTAGCTCAGCAGTAGCAGCCTAACAAAtcaaaccaattttttttttttttgtaatgccTTAAACTGTCATTCATTCAGTTTTATAACCCTAGGGGCAAGCCATTGATCTGTCACCAAATAACTACACGGAAGTGTGTAAAAACTGCAACGAAACCTACACAAAATTGAATGATCTGTATAACCACCTGCAGAGGATGAACAGGCAAGGTGGTGAATCTGCACACTCCGCACATTTGTGTATCGACGTGGAAGATGCAGTAAGTGTTTGTTAATACACTTTATTAATCTGAGCCATTTGTGCTTGTCTTACTAGGGATTGCCTTTTCCTTTGGGCAGGGGGCAGTAGGGGCAGCCGTGCCTTTGGCAGGCTGGTGTCCCGTGGTGGGAGGTGCTTGGTGGGGCTGTCTTGCTGGGCCCTGTCctcaggcagtgccacaggagCGTGACTGAAGCTCCTGATCTCCCGAGTGCATTCCAGTTTGAGTAGCTGCACTTTCATTTCTTGTTACTGTGAAGgagatggattaaaaaaaaataaatctcttaaTCTTCTGGCTTTTAATGTGAGGATTTACTGCTATTGTTCTAGCTGGTGTATTAATTGATTCCTTATTACAGCAGGAATAAGGGATCCTGTTTGTAGGGATCCTCAGCATTGACAACATATGTTTGGGAAAAGCTTTGGTATATTGTGGGGTTTAAGTGGCCGGGCTGAAGGAGTGCTCGTCAAAAGCATGGGATTAGCCCTGTCTCCACAGACTGTCAGTGAGCTCTCTGGGAAACAGGCATATGGCCATGTCTATATGTATCTGAGTATAGTTATGTTCTTGAAGCTTGTAAAAGTTTTGATGTGAAATCTTGGCTCCATCTAAATAGTCTGTTTCAACATTTCCAGGGATTTGCTTGCTTTTGGGGGGAGATCTGTTCAAGTGCAATTTCCTGAGGTGATGTTTGAATGCTTGCATGTCTTGAGGCCTGAGTGTTTGCCATGCCatgctgcacagaaaaaatgCACGTGCTTGCTTTCATGGGTTgcttatgttttccttttagatGAACATCACTCGGAAGCTTTGGAGCAGGACTTTCAACTGTTCTCTTCCCTGCAGTGATACAGTCCCAGTGATTGCAGTTTCATCCTTTATTCTCTTCCTACCTATTGTTTTTTATCTTAGTAGCTTCCTTCACTCAAAGCAGAAGAAACGGATACTCATTTTGCGTAAGTGGTGGTGTTGGCATTTCACTGTTGGAGTTGGGAGGTGCCAGGGATTTGCTTGGCTCTTGTGGGAGAGGGGCCCAGCCAGATCCgcctgcagctgtgctgacGGCGCTAATAGCAACTATTAGTCTGCTGCTGTCCCCTGAAGAAGGGTAGTAAAGAGCTTCAGCCATATCTTTTCATTAAAGTTTCTGGACGTGAacagaaagctgttttcaaGTCTGTGTCGGATAAATAGAGGGAGTGGAGAGACTAGTTTTGTAGAAttctttgtgtttaattttcatataatttttccctttctagcCAAGCGCATCCAGTCAAATGCCAGTCTTGTGAACAtccaagaaaaatacagctgagctgcaaaacaaaacctgagaaCTGCTGCTGGTATACAGTGGATACAATTGTGTTGGAATGAGGCCGGCACAAAAGAGGAGTTAATTATGGTTTAGTGTAATGATACAGAGCAACACAAGTTAAACAAAATGCTGTCTGACTTCTAAGCGAGGATATTAACAAACATGACAAGGCAGGGCTGTGTGACACTGTATGGACtctggttttgaaaaatctgtggtgttttttttccagtctcagGCTGAAgctggtgtttttctgtttctaagcTTTTGTACTTCACATCAATAGAATAGCTACACTTTTCTTGCATGGTATTTTCCTATATTTGTTCCACAAAAACCTGagattttgaatatttttgaggTGATTTTGATAGACAAGATTTGAAATAATGTTGGATGTTTGTgcttaaaacattatttttaattccacaTAATATTAAGACTTGAGATGGAAGGAACCCTTTTAAAAAGTTCCCATCTTTCCTATAGCTCTGAAAAGTCATGCTGCTGGCATCTGTTAAAAAAGAGGCATGAAATATGCAGAGAAAGTGGTAATATATAGTGTTTAAAATGGCAACAAAAGCAGCACAACTGCCAGTGCTGGACTTGAATAGTAATCATTGATGGCTACAGTATTCTGTTCTCTCTGAAACtggtattattattattatttagtcTTATCCACACTTTAACCactaaaataattgcttttcaaATCTTACATTTTCAGAGGCTAATTTT from Corvus cornix cornix isolate S_Up_H32 chromosome 3, ASM73873v5, whole genome shotgun sequence encodes:
- the OSTM1 gene encoding osteopetrosis-associated transmembrane protein 1 gives rise to the protein MAPPRCLRRALLPALALTLLGLAAAVGPRRTPALELAEELWEELWDAGLPGDLPELEPECRSLLAAFAEGSAALTGCLGRRARPVRLCQGCHGHYRRLLAQYGSIARAVGNSSESHNCAKSILTSDRLQIVVTLSEFFNETWEAANCANCLKNNSEGLSNSTEEFLDLFNKSLTCFEHNLQGQAIDLSPNNYTEVCKNCNETYTKLNDLYNHLQRMNRQGGESAHSAHLCIDVEDAMNITRKLWSRTFNCSLPCSDTVPVIAVSSFILFLPIVFYLSSFLHSKQKKRILILPKRIQSNASLVNIQEKYS